The Mustelus asterias chromosome 13, sMusAst1.hap1.1, whole genome shotgun sequence genomic sequence GGTTTGCATTTTCTTTCCTTTGTCATGAGTAGATATTCGCAAAGCTGAAAGGGCGTTGTCTCAGAATCTTGTCTCTTTAAGTCACCATTTATCACTTAAGTTACCATCTATCACAGTCAATGGAGAAACGCTCAGTAAATAGGTTGAGGCGTCGTAAGGCATCGAAGAAAGGGTTCAAATATGAAAAGCCATTACTAACTAAAAGGATAAGGCTGACGTTTTACAATTCTCCCTGACATTGAGGTATTATGTCGGCTACAACAACAGTATGAGGTTTGTCGCTGTCGGTGTAAAAATCGATTGTCTTTGGAGCTGCAAATTCGTCTTGTTTTTTTTTGGAATGTAATTTGAATGTTGAAACTGAGTCGGCAGACAAATGCCGCCAGCCCTTATTTCAATGTCGGTATCGTCTTCCTGCGCAACTGAGAGTTTCGCTGAATAATCTCAAATGTCTGCACCGATGAGCAGGTGTGACGATCAACTTCTATTTAAACGGAAGCGTACTTAAGTGAATTATTTTTACACCGGCATTTTCTCCAGATATGATTTCTCAAAGTAACAACTAAAATATTCAAGAGCATTTTTCTCCTTTTTGCCTCATGCTGGTCCATTTCACCGTAACATAGTCCAATAAACATATGACTtgaagaagaaaataaaaaataaaggaaAGGAAGATTGAGAAGGGAAGAGACCCtgaccataattttccaatcgTGCCTGGAGCAGGCTTGGCTCTCAGAGACAGGAGGACAGATGAAATTGTGAAAGGGCGAAAGGGGGGTAACATAGTTTTAGACCAGTGAACCAAACCTCACTAAAGGGAGAACAATTGGAATAAGCGCGGTTTAATCAAATACAGCAGTCACGGCTTTGCTGGCGGAATATCTTACCTCACAGCGTGAATTGGTATTTTTGAGCAGGTAGCATGAGCGGTGAATGACGGCAATATTTTTAgtatcgtctacatggattttagcaaggctctTGTTAAGTTCACACATAGGTATGAACAGGTTGGATGCGAAATTGGTTCAGAGGCAGGAAGTAAAGGGTCCGTATATCAATGAGTGCCTCTATGATTGTTGTCAGATAATACAAATTTGACAATGTGTTTGCTAACGAAGAAAGCTGGATAATGCAGGAAGACAACAATGGACTAGTCAGATAAGTTCAACAGCGGCAAATGGAATTAAATGCGGAAAAGTATGAGGAACTATATTTTTCAGGAAGGCCAATAAAACAAGCGAGTACACTTTATAAATGGGACAATGCCGAGAAATGTAGAGAAACTGAGTGAACTGAAAATGCATTTCCGCAGATCCCGAAGGCGGCTGAGCAAGTGGATATGGTAGCAAAGAAGGCATGTGAGGCAGTTACATTTATAAGCCGAGGTATAGATTGTTAGAACTTGAAGGTTATGCTGAAACTGCTGGAAAGGTGCGTAGGAAACATGTAATTGTATGAGAGCGAGTACAGGGGAGATCGAGAGGGATGTCGGCTGAAATGGAATATTTAGTTATAAGTGTTGAATTGGCCAGCGTTCATTTCTTTGGAACAGACGAGGCTGAAGGGAGATCTAATGGAAGGCATTATATTCAGAGGTgtctggacagaatggataggaaAACAGTTTTGCCAATGTTTGACGGGTCGATAAGAACGGCACTTGGATTTAGCGTTAGAAGTAGAAGGTTTAGCGGAGATTCGAAGGGAAtagtttcacccagagggttttgGGGGATGTGGAACCTACTGCCGGGAAGGCTGTTAGTGGCAAATTAATGGACACTTAAACGCACATACAATGTGTAATCGAAAGGCTCATGAATAAATGTTAGATTGTTCCTTGTGAACCAGTGCAGACGCGATTGACCAAGTAGGTTGTAACAATGTTGCAAagatgtatcattctatgattctgcgaatATATTATATTGCTTTCCTCCCTCACTGACGCACAGGGGCTACAGTGTGCATATTTCTGAGGCACCCTGCCGCAACTCCGACAAGAGCTTCCAAACCAGCCATGTTTTCCACTGGACGAACACACGGGCAGCAGATGCACGGTAGCACCACCAGTTGGTAAATTCCCATCAATCCACACAGCATACCAAAGTAGAACTGTaccgcctttccttcactgtcgcttggCCAAAAACTCTTAACCCTCTCCCTAAGAGCTCTGCGATGCATCTCTGACACATGGACGACATCGGTTTGAGAATGCGGCTCACTATCACTTTATCCATGGATATTAGGCGGGGTGCAATGAATGTTAGCTTTCtggtcacatcccatgaatcaatGAAAATGGCAGTAATCCCCATGTTTTGTTGTATTACTACTCACTGACAATCACAGAACCAGCAGCAGAGCTGAACGAGTCCACAACAATACTCAAAAACCTGACAACCTATTCCGAGACATTCCAAAGCAACCGATTGGATAGGAAGAAAATGGAACGTAATTTCCGAGTGAAGCAAACATTCTGCGCATCGATTATGTTTCTTACTACGTTATCCAGTAACACTCAGGATCGATTAGTACTGGCGGAATTCTCGCAACAATATGGTTATTTTGGTCACCTGTGATTAATGCGAAATGTTTGGCTGAGAATCTTGTACCGAACTGTTTTCGGTGAGTTTGGGGACCAGTGGGAATGGGTCCCACCCAGGTACCACACTATCCTTCCGCAGGCTGAATGCAAGAAAGATCTTAAAACACAATGTTGCTTCAAGTGGAACAAAGCAGCCTGATGTGAACGTTTTGAATGTAATTCCAGCGTTTTAAACCAGACTACAAGGGCAGCATGTGAAACAGCCTGAACCACTATATTGCTTTCATACAATCATGGAATTATAGAGCACACAACGGGGCCCATCGGAGCTTGTAAAAAACCTGCCCACTCAGATCATTTTCATGCCTGTTTTCTTCACTTTTGAAATGTTTATCGTCTTGCTAATTATAGTTCCGCTCGCGGTGTTCATATAGCGAGGGTACTCCACTCCTAACACTGGCTGAGCGAATAAAAACATCCCATCCTTCCAGCGATTGCATTCAAATAATGTCCTCGCACTGCCGACTGGATCAGATGGCTCAAACGTCTGGAGAGCCGCAGCAGATCAGACCGTAAGCTTCCAGTGAAATGAATTTCACTCgaaattaaattgcccctttacccGATCCCATAATTGGACACAATCTAGAAAATCACCAAAGTTCTGAGCCCAGCTATCACTGCAATGTCTTGGCTGCTGACTCAAGGATCCCCCATAAAAATATTTTCGCAGCAACCATTTTGATTTGAACTCATTCAATCCACCGATCCGACCGTTTCGAAGTACATTTTGTTATTTAGATAGCGTCACAAATGCTAGAGGACATTTAAGTGATTTACTTACTGTTCAGATTCAACTTCGTTCCTCTCCCGAAAATGAATCTATATGGACTGCTGAGCTGAGCAGCACAGTAATAATCTGCCGCGTCCTCCGATTGCACGTTGGTGATGGTTAAATGCATCTTGTTACTCGATGAGTCCACAGACCCGGTGAATCGATCTGGAATACCCGAAGCTGTATCAAAGCTCTCATCCCAAACAAGCACAGGGGCGCTGCCGGGTTTCTGCCAGTACCAGCTCGTGTAGTAGCTGCTAATGCTGCCTCCGGACATGGTGCAAGTGATGGTGACGGTCTCTCCCGTCGAGGACGAAATGGATCCTGGTTGGGTCAGGACAGGATCCGCAATTGTACCTGGTGAAATGCAAAGTATTGTCAGTCACACACTGTGAAATGTTGAATATAGCTTACAATTCAGATTCGTTAAATCACAAGCGCAAAAGCAGATAATGTGAAAAAAATGAGCGTTACTTCAGGTTGACGCCCGTACTTACTGTGGAAACAGAGTATCAGTGCGGCGAGAACTCCAATCGATTGTGTCATGGTGAAGGTTTGGGGAGAGGAAGAAGGAGAATAAATCCTGACACGAATGTGCTTCTGAGTCCATTCCAAACTCCTTAAAAAGATTCAGACACCGCAGGGCGAATGAATATTAATTACGTATGCAAATTGCCTGTCACGTGATATTAGGCCAAAGATCTCCATTTCGGTATTGTCTGATATTTGGAGAATGCGCACGTCAGCCATTTTGGAACAGAAGAAAAATAAATCTCCCAAGCCACAGAATAGCATGCAAAATGGCTCAATAACCTCCCCCCAAAAAATAAACGGTGCGGTGAAACACAAAGAGATTAAATGGATCGTGTCTTGATCTCTGGAAGCCTGCCGATTACAATAAATAAATATTGCGGACAGAAAGCTGTTTAATAGGTGCATCGTTTTTGGTGAATAAATTAGAGACGAAACGTGCGAGTTGAGATTTCATGTGCACACAGAGAGGTGTAAGGGAATTGACCACCGTCCGTATTGGCTTCtcgggatagatagatagacagacagatagatcaataggtagatagatagatagatagatagatagatagatagatagatagatagatagatagatagatagatagatagagacagcGGTGGATCgatcgatcgatagatagatagatagatagatagatagatagatagatagatagatagatagatagatagatagatagatagatatctgAAGTGAGTAAATGATCGCCAAGCCCCGAGGAACATTTTATTACCTACCTGGAATGTGATTGAGGTCCCAAAACTCTCCACTCAGCACTATTCAAGTGTTGGAAACCCACGGCATTCACAGTGAGTTAAGCCTTGGCAAAATGAAATGCTCCAGGAAACAGAGCTTTTCGCATGATTTTCGTTATTGGATTTGAGGGGTACATTTGCTGTCATTTGAAAGGATGAGTTTGAGAATGTCAATGCACTGGCCGACGTCGGAATGAGCTGAAAGTAGCAATTTTTTCAAATCAGATTTCTGATGGCA encodes the following:
- the LOC144502676 gene encoding immunoglobulin lambda-1 light chain-like, translated to MTQSIGVLAALILCFHSTIADPVLTQPGSISSSTGETVTITCTMSGGSISSYYTSWYWQKPGSAPVLVWDESFDTASGIPDRFTGSVDSSSNKMHLTITNVQSEDAADYYCAAQLSSPYRFIFGRGTKLNLNNPRSPIVSVLPPSADQITAKNMATLVCLVSGFNPGAAEIEWTVDGSVRRNGVETSRIQQEADNTFSVSSYLTLLASEWNSHELYACVVKHETQANPLQTSISRSNCI